The following are encoded in a window of Geobacter metallireducens GS-15 genomic DNA:
- the ftsW gene encoding putative lipid II flippase FtsW, which yields MNLNFKLNLKEIERYDLVILLMAVALTCFGVVMVYSASSVMATKKFHDGFYFLKRQGIYAILGCAAMIVAMRIDYRQWREYAVPILLGCLLLLLLVFIPGIGGAAKGASRWIRFPGFNLQPSELAKIALIMYMAYSLDKKQEKVKFFSTGFAPYMVLLAILLAILLKQHDLGSALTMGGVAILMLFAAGTRPRYILGMVVLTLPFLYFLVMNVDYRRRRILAYLNPWEDPTNTGFQIIQSWLAFGNGGIIGQGLGEGKQKMFFLPEAHTDFILSVVGEELGLIGVIVIAAMFLMLVLRGVRVALMAQDPFGRFLAFGIVTLLGIQAFVNMGVVTGLLPTKGLALPFISYGGSSLIVTLFAVGILLNVSTRMKGTP from the coding sequence GTGAACCTGAACTTCAAACTGAACCTGAAAGAGATCGAGCGTTACGACCTGGTCATACTCCTGATGGCGGTGGCCCTTACCTGCTTCGGGGTGGTGATGGTCTACTCGGCCTCCTCGGTCATGGCCACCAAGAAGTTCCACGACGGGTTCTACTTCCTGAAGCGCCAGGGGATCTACGCCATCCTGGGCTGTGCGGCCATGATTGTTGCCATGCGGATCGATTATCGCCAGTGGCGGGAGTATGCCGTTCCGATTCTTCTCGGCTGCCTTTTGCTCCTTCTCCTCGTCTTCATTCCGGGGATCGGCGGTGCCGCCAAGGGTGCCTCCCGTTGGATCAGGTTCCCGGGCTTCAATCTCCAGCCGTCGGAACTGGCCAAGATCGCACTGATCATGTACATGGCCTATTCCCTCGACAAGAAGCAGGAAAAGGTGAAGTTCTTCTCCACCGGCTTCGCTCCCTACATGGTACTTCTCGCCATTCTACTGGCGATCCTTCTCAAGCAGCATGACCTGGGGTCCGCTCTCACCATGGGCGGGGTGGCTATTCTCATGCTTTTCGCCGCCGGCACGCGGCCCCGCTACATCCTCGGGATGGTGGTGTTGACGCTGCCGTTTCTCTACTTCCTCGTCATGAACGTTGACTACCGTCGGCGTCGTATCCTGGCATACCTGAATCCCTGGGAGGATCCCACCAACACCGGCTTCCAGATCATCCAGTCCTGGCTCGCCTTCGGCAACGGCGGCATCATCGGCCAGGGGCTCGGCGAGGGGAAACAGAAGATGTTCTTCCTCCCCGAGGCCCACACCGATTTTATCCTCTCGGTAGTTGGGGAGGAGCTGGGGCTCATCGGCGTCATCGTCATCGCGGCCATGTTCCTGATGCTCGTGCTTCGGGGGGTGCGGGTGGCTCTTATGGCCCAGGACCCCTTCGGGCGCTTTCTGGCCTTCGGGATTGTGACGCTGCTCGGCATTCAGGCCTTCGTCAACATGGGGGTCGTCACGGGGCTTCTCCCCACTAAGGGGCTGGCGCTGCCGTTTATCAGCTATGGCGGCAGTTCCCTCATTGTAACGCTCTTCGCGGTGGGGATTCTCCTCAACGTGTCAACCCGGATGAAGGGGACGCCATGA
- the murG gene encoding undecaprenyldiphospho-muramoylpentapeptide beta-N-acetylglucosaminyltransferase: MRLLIAGGGTGGHLFPGIAVAEEFLSRKKGNEVLFVGTWRGIEARVLPKLGYRLECITAAGIRGKGSVARAKGLAKFLYGYAQSRKILKEFKPDLVLGVGGYASAPALLAARGMHIPRFIHEQNAIPGFTNKMLATVAERVFISLEESRKFFPEERTLLTGNPLRRQILEQVALAPQEERTDDAFHLLVFGGSAGAHRINLIMGEVLPHLEDVKERLRITHQTGENDLEDVTSAYEEQGVAADVVAFIDSMADAYRWADLVVCRAGATTIAEITACGKPCIFIPYPHAVDDHQRRNAEALLKRGAGFVIIEQELSGEVLAKTIRDLMADPARLKSVGEAAQGLARLDAAQVIVDEMMTSKRKEK; the protein is encoded by the coding sequence ATGAGACTTCTGATCGCAGGCGGCGGAACCGGGGGGCATCTCTTCCCCGGCATTGCGGTGGCCGAGGAGTTCCTCTCTCGCAAGAAAGGGAACGAGGTTCTCTTCGTGGGGACGTGGCGGGGAATCGAGGCACGGGTATTGCCGAAGCTGGGGTACCGGCTCGAATGCATCACCGCTGCCGGCATCCGTGGCAAGGGGAGCGTTGCCCGGGCCAAGGGGCTTGCCAAGTTCCTCTACGGCTATGCCCAGTCCCGGAAGATTCTCAAGGAGTTCAAGCCCGATCTGGTCCTGGGCGTGGGGGGGTACGCGTCGGCGCCGGCGCTGCTTGCAGCCCGGGGGATGCACATTCCGCGCTTCATCCATGAGCAGAATGCAATCCCCGGCTTCACCAACAAGATGCTTGCCACGGTGGCCGAACGTGTCTTTATCTCTTTGGAAGAGTCACGGAAGTTTTTCCCCGAGGAACGGACGCTGCTGACCGGGAACCCGCTTCGTCGCCAGATACTGGAACAGGTTGCCCTTGCCCCTCAGGAAGAACGTACCGATGATGCCTTTCACCTCCTGGTCTTTGGCGGAAGCGCCGGGGCTCACCGGATCAACCTGATCATGGGAGAAGTTCTGCCCCATCTGGAGGACGTGAAGGAGAGGCTGCGGATCACCCACCAGACCGGCGAGAATGATCTGGAAGATGTGACCTCGGCCTATGAGGAGCAGGGAGTTGCCGCCGACGTGGTGGCGTTCATTGATTCCATGGCCGATGCCTACCGTTGGGCCGACCTCGTGGTCTGCCGGGCAGGTGCCACCACCATCGCCGAAATCACCGCCTGCGGCAAGCCGTGCATTTTCATCCCGTATCCCCATGCCGTGGACGACCACCAGCGTCGTAACGCCGAGGCGCTCCTCAAGCGGGGGGCCGGGTTTGTGATTATCGAGCAGGAGCTTTCTGGCGAGGTGTTGGCGAAAACCATCCGTGATCTGATGGCCGACCCGGCGCGGCTGAAAAGCGTCGGAGAGGCAGCCCAAGGGCTTGCGCGGCTCGATGCGGCCCAGGTGATCGTTGACGAAATGATGACAAGTAAAAGGAAAGAAAAATAG
- the murC gene encoding UDP-N-acetylmuramate--L-alanine ligase: MYGKIEKIHFVGIGGIGMSGIAEVLLNLGYKVSGSDLKQSDTTDRLASLGGDIRFGHARENLADVDVVVTSTAVHDDNPEVMEAKRRMIPVIPRAEMLAELMRMKYGIAIAGTHGKTTTTSMVATALTHGGIDPTIVIGGKLNTLGTNAKLGQGQFLVAEADESDGSFLKLSPTIAVVTNIDADHLDFYTGGIEQIKDTFVDFINKIPFYGLAVLCLEDRNIAEILPRVKKRFVTYGLSSQADIRATHIRLEGGTTSFVAHYKGYRMGEVSFAMPGAHNVLNALACIAVAMELDVPFAQIQEGFAKFGGVGRRFQVKGEVNGITVVDDYGHHPAEIRATLAAGKSGWPDRRLVVAFQPHRFSRTKELFAEFVTCFYDADVLVLTDIYSAGEAPIEGVTAERLAENIRKHGQRDVTYIADREALPDHLLQIVRPGDIVLTLGAGNIWQTGEALLRKLETAEG; encoded by the coding sequence ATGTACGGAAAGATCGAAAAAATCCACTTCGTCGGCATCGGCGGCATCGGTATGAGCGGCATCGCCGAGGTGCTCCTGAACCTGGGGTACAAGGTGTCCGGCTCCGACCTGAAACAGTCCGATACCACCGACCGCCTTGCCTCCCTTGGCGGGGACATCCGTTTTGGCCATGCCCGGGAGAACCTGGCCGACGTGGACGTGGTGGTGACCTCCACGGCGGTCCATGACGACAACCCCGAGGTGATGGAGGCCAAGCGGCGCATGATCCCGGTGATCCCCCGGGCGGAGATGCTGGCGGAACTGATGCGGATGAAGTACGGGATCGCCATCGCCGGCACCCACGGCAAGACCACCACCACCTCCATGGTGGCCACGGCCCTCACCCACGGCGGCATTGACCCCACCATCGTCATCGGCGGCAAACTCAACACCCTCGGCACCAACGCCAAGCTCGGCCAGGGGCAGTTCCTCGTGGCCGAGGCCGACGAATCCGACGGCTCGTTCCTGAAACTCTCCCCCACCATCGCGGTGGTGACCAACATCGACGCAGACCACCTGGACTTCTACACTGGCGGCATCGAGCAGATCAAGGACACCTTCGTCGACTTCATCAACAAGATACCCTTCTACGGTCTTGCGGTCCTCTGCCTGGAAGATCGGAACATTGCCGAGATCCTGCCGCGGGTGAAGAAGCGCTTCGTCACCTACGGTCTCTCCTCCCAGGCGGACATCCGGGCAACCCACATCCGCCTCGAAGGGGGAACCACCTCCTTTGTGGCCCACTACAAGGGATACCGGATGGGGGAGGTTTCCTTCGCGATGCCCGGTGCCCACAACGTGCTGAACGCCCTCGCGTGTATCGCCGTGGCCATGGAACTCGATGTCCCCTTCGCCCAGATCCAGGAGGGGTTTGCCAAGTTTGGCGGCGTTGGGCGGCGCTTTCAGGTAAAGGGCGAGGTGAATGGTATTACGGTGGTCGACGACTACGGCCACCACCCGGCGGAAATCCGGGCGACCCTGGCCGCGGGCAAGAGTGGCTGGCCTGATCGGCGGCTCGTGGTGGCCTTCCAGCCCCACCGCTTCAGCAGGACGAAGGAGCTCTTTGCCGAATTCGTCACCTGCTTCTACGATGCCGATGTGCTGGTGCTCACCGATATCTACTCGGCCGGCGAGGCCCCCATCGAGGGGGTGACGGCGGAACGTCTGGCGGAAAATATCCGCAAACACGGACAGCGGGATGTGACGTACATCGCCGATCGGGAGGCGCTCCCCGACCACCTGCTCCAGATCGTGAGGCCCGGTGACATCGTCCTGACCCTCGGCGCCGGCAACATCTGGCAGACCGGAGAGGCCCTGCTCCGGAAGCTGGAGACGGCAGAGGGATAG
- the murB gene encoding UDP-N-acetylmuramate dehydrogenase, with protein sequence MNDELYARLRAELRGEILRDEPMARHTSLKVGGAADFFVTPADRDDLTALLALLAETGTPYLVVGGGYNLLVRDGGIRGVVISLARLDEMTLLAGERVMAGAGVTNRQFVQLLRDRGLGGLEFLCGIPGTVGGALAMNAGAHGGAVVDRVEELLTIRDGEMLQTGRDGLDYGYRFLRLAPGEIIVGATFRLDPADPDQIGARIAGYLEHRAASQKVGFPNAGSFFKNPEGTAAWRLIDETGLRGERVGGAQVSEAHANFLINRGGATAADFLALATRINEAVKQRTGITLEEEVRIVGEE encoded by the coding sequence TTGAACGACGAACTGTACGCCCGCCTCCGTGCAGAGTTGAGGGGGGAGATTCTGCGGGATGAGCCGATGGCTCGCCACACCTCGCTCAAGGTGGGGGGCGCCGCCGACTTCTTCGTCACCCCGGCTGACCGGGATGATCTTACGGCGCTCCTGGCGCTTCTGGCTGAAACCGGTACCCCCTACCTGGTGGTCGGCGGGGGATACAACCTCCTGGTACGGGACGGCGGCATTCGTGGCGTGGTCATTTCCCTCGCGCGCCTGGACGAGATGACCCTGCTCGCCGGGGAGAGGGTGATGGCCGGGGCTGGAGTAACCAACCGGCAGTTCGTGCAGTTGCTGAGGGACAGGGGGCTTGGGGGGCTTGAGTTTCTCTGCGGCATTCCCGGCACGGTCGGCGGTGCCCTGGCCATGAACGCCGGAGCTCACGGCGGAGCGGTGGTTGACCGAGTGGAGGAACTCCTCACCATCCGGGACGGGGAGATGCTGCAAACCGGCCGCGACGGCCTCGATTACGGCTACCGGTTCCTGAGGCTTGCGCCTGGTGAGATTATTGTTGGGGCAACCTTTCGCCTGGATCCGGCCGATCCCGATCAGATCGGGGCACGGATCGCCGGTTACCTGGAACACCGGGCCGCGAGTCAAAAAGTCGGCTTTCCCAATGCCGGGTCCTTCTTCAAGAATCCGGAGGGGACCGCTGCTTGGCGGCTGATTGACGAAACTGGGCTTCGGGGAGAGCGGGTGGGGGGCGCCCAGGTGTCGGAGGCCCACGCTAACTTCCTGATAAATCGGGGGGGGGCGACGGCTGCCGATTTTCTTGCCCTGGCTACCCGAATTAATGAGGCAGTAAAACAACGTACCGGCATAACTCTTGAAGAAGAGGTCAGGATTGTCGGTGAAGAGTGA
- a CDS encoding cell division protein FtsQ/DivIB has product MRDLHVKTRIQPANKSRNRVKKERKPINWRPLITWGSRAVLGALAVAVVGGAGYKGYAFASRYEIAVLQVEAIEVSKLRHLTRDEVLGQAGVRRGDSMLGLRLRRIGEQLAKNPWIEKVQVRRYFPHTIRIEVVEREPVAVVNMGFLYYLDAKGEVFKPLTQGDSLNFPVITGITEDDLARDPKGAREMLTGAVALMDMLKKGRAFTLADVSEVHIDKGFGLTLFTAGGGVPVRLGKDGYETKLARFATVYGELKTQMTAVEYIDCDYQDKIIVKKG; this is encoded by the coding sequence ATGCGCGATTTACACGTAAAAACACGAATCCAGCCGGCCAACAAGAGCCGCAACCGGGTAAAGAAAGAGCGGAAGCCGATCAACTGGCGTCCCCTCATCACCTGGGGGAGCCGGGCTGTGCTCGGCGCGTTGGCCGTGGCGGTCGTGGGGGGCGCAGGCTACAAGGGGTACGCGTTCGCCTCCCGGTACGAGATTGCGGTACTGCAGGTGGAGGCCATCGAGGTGTCGAAGTTGAGGCACCTGACTCGTGACGAAGTTCTTGGACAGGCCGGGGTGAGAAGGGGCGATTCCATGCTGGGGCTGCGGTTACGCCGCATCGGCGAACAACTGGCCAAGAACCCCTGGATCGAGAAGGTGCAGGTGCGCCGCTACTTCCCCCACACCATCCGCATCGAGGTGGTGGAGCGGGAACCGGTGGCTGTGGTGAACATGGGGTTTCTCTATTACCTGGATGCCAAGGGGGAGGTCTTTAAGCCCCTTACCCAGGGTGACAGCCTCAATTTTCCGGTCATAACCGGCATCACCGAGGATGATCTGGCCCGGGATCCCAAGGGGGCCAGGGAGATGCTCACCGGCGCCGTGGCCCTCATGGATATGCTGAAGAAGGGGCGCGCCTTTACCCTGGCCGATGTTTCGGAGGTTCACATCGACAAGGGATTCGGCCTCACTCTCTTCACCGCCGGTGGAGGCGTGCCGGTACGGCTCGGCAAGGATGGGTACGAGACCAAACTGGCCCGTTTTGCCACGGTCTACGGGGAACTAAAGACGCAGATGACGGCAGTTGAGTACATCGATTGCGACTACCAGGACAAGATCATCGTCAAAAAAGGATAA
- the ftsA gene encoding cell division protein FtsA has protein sequence MSARRDNLIVGLDIGTTKICAIVGNVTEDGIDIVGIGSSPSRGMRKGVVINIESTVESIKKAVSEAELMAGCEIRSVYAGIAGGHIKGFNSQGVIAIKNREVTSEDVKRVIDAAKAIAIPMDREVIHILPQEFIIDDQDGIREPLGMSGVRLEAKVHIVTGAVASAQNIVKACNRAGLDVADIVLEQLASSEAVLSADEKELGVALVDIGGGTTDIAIFVDGAIKHTSVLSLGGNHLTNDIAVGLRTPMAEAEKIKQKYGCCMASLVGKEETIEVPSVGGRKPRVLSRQLLAEILEPRVEEIFTLVNREIMKSGFEDLIASGVVITGGTTILEGMPELAEQVFNLPVRRGMPQQIGGLVDVVNSPVYATGVGLVVYGSKNVGIREFPTAQTDENLFRRVSRRMKEWFGEFF, from the coding sequence ATGTCGGCACGAAGGGATAACCTGATCGTCGGGCTCGATATCGGCACAACCAAGATTTGTGCCATCGTCGGCAACGTCACGGAGGACGGCATCGACATCGTTGGGATCGGCAGCAGCCCGTCGCGGGGGATGCGTAAGGGTGTCGTGATCAATATTGAGAGCACGGTCGAGTCCATCAAGAAGGCGGTCTCCGAGGCGGAACTCATGGCTGGCTGCGAGATCCGCTCCGTCTATGCGGGGATCGCCGGGGGCCACATCAAGGGATTCAATTCCCAGGGGGTGATCGCCATCAAGAACCGCGAGGTGACCTCCGAAGACGTGAAGCGGGTCATCGATGCGGCCAAGGCCATCGCCATACCCATGGACCGGGAGGTGATCCACATCCTTCCCCAGGAATTCATCATCGATGACCAGGATGGCATCCGCGAGCCCCTCGGCATGAGCGGGGTGCGGCTCGAAGCCAAGGTCCACATCGTCACCGGCGCCGTGGCCAGCGCCCAGAACATTGTGAAGGCGTGCAACCGGGCCGGCCTCGACGTGGCCGACATCGTCCTGGAGCAACTGGCCTCCTCCGAGGCGGTCCTGTCGGCCGACGAGAAGGAGCTGGGGGTGGCGCTGGTCGACATCGGCGGCGGCACCACCGACATCGCCATCTTCGTGGACGGCGCCATCAAGCACACCTCGGTCCTCTCCCTGGGGGGGAACCACCTGACCAACGACATCGCCGTTGGGCTCCGGACCCCCATGGCCGAGGCGGAGAAGATCAAGCAGAAGTACGGCTGCTGCATGGCATCTCTCGTGGGGAAGGAAGAAACCATCGAGGTGCCGAGCGTGGGGGGGCGCAAGCCGCGGGTTCTCTCCCGGCAGCTTCTGGCCGAGATCCTGGAGCCGCGGGTGGAGGAGATCTTCACCCTGGTCAACCGCGAGATCATGAAATCGGGCTTCGAGGACCTCATCGCTTCCGGCGTGGTCATCACCGGCGGCACCACCATCCTGGAGGGAATGCCGGAACTGGCCGAGCAGGTCTTCAACCTGCCGGTGCGTCGCGGCATGCCGCAGCAGATCGGCGGCCTCGTTGACGTGGTCAACTCGCCGGTCTACGCAACAGGGGTCGGGCTTGTGGTCTACGGGAGCAAGAACGTCGGCATCCGTGAGTTCCCCACGGCCCAGACTGACGAGAACCTCTTCCGGCGGGTCTCCCGGCGGATGAAGGAGTGGTTCGGAGAGTTTTTCTAG
- the ftsZ gene encoding cell division protein FtsZ gives MFEFDESIDQCAKIKVIGVGGSGGNAVNTMIESQVGGVDFAVANTDVQALRISKAPIKIQIGRQLTKGLGAGADPCRGREAALEDREQLAETLKGADMIFIAAGMGGGTGTGAAPIIAEVAKEAGALTVGVVTKPFSREGKQRLAKADDGIKELKKHVDSLIVIPNDRLIGLAGKSMSILDAFKPSDDVLRQAVQGISDLITTSGFINVDFADVKAIMSERGMAMMGIGIAAGENRAVEAALRAISSPLLEDVDISGAKGVLVNISGSASMTMDEFEAVNRTIHEKVHEDANIIIGVTIDETLGDQLKVTAIATGFGDRFDVEKQRQELKTVTPLGGRQEVNREIPTFIREKQQREPSYNRQKGFFSDEEDQYDIPTFLRKSVD, from the coding sequence ATGTTCGAATTCGACGAAAGCATCGATCAGTGTGCCAAGATCAAGGTCATCGGCGTCGGCGGCAGCGGGGGGAATGCGGTCAACACCATGATCGAGAGCCAGGTCGGCGGGGTTGACTTCGCCGTGGCCAACACCGACGTGCAGGCCCTGCGCATCTCCAAGGCGCCCATCAAGATCCAGATCGGACGGCAGCTCACCAAGGGACTCGGGGCCGGGGCCGATCCGTGCCGGGGGCGCGAGGCGGCCCTGGAGGACCGGGAGCAGCTGGCCGAAACCCTCAAGGGTGCGGACATGATCTTTATCGCCGCCGGCATGGGGGGCGGCACCGGCACCGGCGCGGCACCCATCATCGCCGAAGTGGCCAAGGAAGCGGGCGCCCTCACCGTCGGCGTGGTCACCAAACCCTTTTCCCGGGAGGGGAAGCAGCGCCTTGCCAAGGCCGATGACGGCATCAAGGAGCTGAAGAAGCACGTGGACTCCCTCATCGTCATCCCCAACGACCGGCTCATCGGGCTGGCCGGCAAGTCCATGTCGATCCTCGACGCCTTCAAGCCCTCCGATGACGTGCTCCGCCAGGCGGTCCAGGGTATTTCCGATCTCATCACCACGAGCGGCTTCATCAACGTGGACTTCGCCGACGTGAAGGCCATCATGAGCGAGCGCGGCATGGCCATGATGGGGATCGGCATCGCCGCCGGCGAGAACCGGGCGGTGGAAGCTGCCCTGCGCGCCATCTCCAGCCCGCTCCTGGAGGACGTGGACATCTCCGGCGCCAAGGGGGTTCTGGTGAACATCTCCGGTTCCGCCTCCATGACCATGGACGAGTTCGAGGCGGTGAACCGGACCATCCACGAGAAGGTCCACGAGGACGCCAACATCATCATCGGCGTCACCATCGACGAGACCCTGGGGGATCAGCTCAAGGTGACCGCCATCGCCACCGGGTTCGGCGACCGCTTCGATGTGGAGAAGCAGCGCCAGGAGCTGAAGACCGTCACCCCCCTCGGCGGCCGCCAGGAAGTGAACCGGGAGATTCCCACCTTTATCCGGGAAAAGCAGCAGCGGGAACCCTCCTACAACCGGCAGAAGGGGTTCTTCTCCGATGAGGAGGACCAGTACGACATTCCGACGTTCCTGAGGAAGTCGGTCGATTAG
- a CDS encoding radical SAM protein, translated as MSWKIIEKYRRILAQEEGNSPKRRGGKLTVCLVYPNRYGVAMSNLGFQAVHALLNAESDILCERAFLPDPDDLREYRRSGARLLSLESQEPLSSFDIIAFSVSFESDYLNIPVIFDLAGIPALAAERTGSHPLVMGGGAALFLNPEPVADFLDLIVVGEGEAILPTFLDHIRADGIGDRAMFLAGVAGLPGIYVPSLYATEYDGARLVSREAKDGAPEQVKRIWMAEPDGRATVSEILTPGTEFSDMYLVEVSRGCGRGCRFCAAGFIYHPYRQRSLDAVKAAVAEGLSHRRKIGLVGAAVSDFREIGELCRHILAEGGTVSVSSLRIDRLDEGMIEVLKASGHKTVALAPEGGSQRIRDLINKNLTEEQILAACDLLIGHDILNLKLYFIIGLPTETMDDLEEMALLVEKIRKRVIAAARKNKRLGEIILSVNPFVPKPFTPFQWCGMEDTPSLEKKLKYLQQTVGRLSNVRLIAESPKDAWLQALLSRGDRRLSGFLLRAAELGNWKRAAREFPVDTDFLVHRTIPLDEMLPWDVIASADAERLRREYLKATPPR; from the coding sequence ATGTCGTGGAAAATCATTGAAAAATACCGCCGTATCCTTGCCCAGGAAGAGGGGAATTCACCCAAGCGGCGTGGCGGGAAACTGACCGTCTGCCTCGTCTATCCCAACCGCTATGGCGTGGCCATGAGCAACCTCGGCTTCCAGGCGGTCCATGCGCTGCTGAACGCCGAGTCCGACATCCTCTGTGAACGGGCTTTCCTCCCCGACCCGGACGATCTGCGGGAATACCGCCGCAGCGGCGCCCGGCTCCTCTCCCTGGAGTCCCAGGAACCACTTTCCTCCTTCGATATTATTGCTTTTTCGGTTTCTTTCGAGAGCGACTACCTGAACATCCCCGTCATCTTCGACCTGGCCGGGATCCCGGCCCTGGCGGCTGAACGGACAGGGTCCCATCCCCTCGTCATGGGGGGCGGGGCGGCCCTCTTTCTGAATCCGGAGCCGGTGGCTGATTTCCTGGATCTCATTGTCGTGGGGGAGGGGGAGGCGATTCTGCCGACGTTTCTGGACCACATTCGCGCCGACGGGATTGGGGACCGCGCAATGTTTCTTGCAGGAGTCGCGGGGCTTCCCGGTATCTACGTGCCGTCTCTCTACGCGACGGAGTATGACGGCGCCCGCCTGGTGTCGCGGGAGGCGAAGGACGGGGCGCCGGAGCAGGTGAAGCGTATCTGGATGGCCGAGCCCGACGGGCGGGCCACGGTGTCCGAGATTTTGACGCCCGGCACCGAGTTCTCCGACATGTATCTGGTTGAGGTCTCCCGGGGGTGCGGGCGGGGGTGCCGCTTCTGTGCCGCCGGCTTCATCTACCATCCCTACCGGCAGCGCTCCCTCGACGCGGTGAAGGCCGCCGTTGCCGAAGGACTCAGCCACCGGCGCAAGATCGGGCTCGTGGGGGCGGCGGTCTCGGATTTTCGGGAGATCGGTGAACTCTGCCGGCACATCCTGGCGGAGGGGGGAACGGTGTCGGTGTCGTCGCTGCGAATCGACCGCCTCGACGAGGGGATGATCGAGGTGCTCAAGGCGAGCGGCCACAAGACCGTGGCCCTGGCCCCCGAGGGGGGGAGCCAGCGGATACGGGACCTCATCAACAAGAACCTGACCGAGGAGCAGATTCTGGCCGCCTGCGATCTCCTCATCGGCCATGATATCCTGAACCTGAAGCTCTACTTCATCATCGGCCTCCCCACCGAGACCATGGACGATCTGGAGGAGATGGCCCTCCTCGTGGAGAAGATCCGCAAGCGGGTCATTGCCGCGGCGCGGAAAAACAAGCGGCTCGGTGAGATCATCCTCTCCGTGAACCCCTTTGTCCCCAAGCCGTTCACACCGTTCCAGTGGTGCGGCATGGAAGATACCCCCTCCCTGGAGAAAAAGCTCAAGTACCTCCAGCAGACGGTGGGGAGGCTGTCAAACGTCCGGCTCATTGCCGAGAGCCCCAAGGATGCCTGGCTCCAGGCCCTCCTCTCCCGAGGGGACCGGCGGCTCTCGGGGTTCCTCCTCCGCGCCGCGGAACTGGGGAACTGGAAGCGGGCGGCCCGGGAATTTCCCGTCGACACCGACTTCCTGGTCCACCGGACCATCCCCCTCGACGAGATGCTGCCGTGGGATGTCATAGCCAGCGCCGACGCCGAGCGGCTCAGGCGGGAGTATCTGAAGGCGACCCCTCCCCGGTGA